In Candidatus Roseilinea sp., one DNA window encodes the following:
- a CDS encoding creatininase, translated as MQYGELTWPALRAQAQAGKVVVFPTGSLEQHGHHLPLLTDSMIGGEIARRAEAELGDEALFLPMLWVGASHHHLPFAAVSLSAPLYTEVLKEMLSCIIAAGFRRIFMLNAHGGNEVPAMMAIQQLQLQHYKEHPDLFMAFSSWFGGIAREQIAQIEALQQKFVTHACELETSAILRIRPTLVHMDLARGAYYTYPSEFWTPDASDSSRVMVGTSFDQITQTGALGHPELATADKGEQILATATREVVCFVREFATWQPVRPN; from the coding sequence ATGCAGTACGGAGAACTTACTTGGCCGGCCCTGCGGGCGCAGGCGCAGGCCGGCAAAGTCGTCGTCTTCCCCACCGGCTCGCTGGAGCAGCACGGGCATCACCTGCCGTTGCTCACCGACAGCATGATCGGCGGCGAGATCGCCCGGCGGGCCGAGGCCGAGCTGGGCGACGAGGCGCTCTTTCTGCCCATGCTATGGGTTGGCGCGTCGCACCATCACCTGCCCTTCGCCGCCGTCAGCTTAAGCGCGCCGCTCTACACCGAAGTATTGAAGGAGATGCTGTCGTGCATCATCGCTGCCGGCTTCCGGCGCATCTTCATGCTCAACGCCCACGGCGGCAATGAAGTGCCGGCCATGATGGCCATCCAGCAACTGCAACTCCAGCATTACAAGGAGCACCCCGATCTGTTCATGGCGTTCTCGAGCTGGTTCGGCGGGATTGCCCGCGAACAGATCGCGCAGATCGAAGCGCTGCAGCAGAAGTTCGTGACTCATGCCTGCGAGCTGGAAACCAGCGCCATCCTGCGCATCCGGCCGACGCTGGTGCACATGGACTTGGCGCGCGGCGCGTACTACACCTATCCCTCGGAATTCTGGACGCCGGATGCATCTGACTCGAGCCGTGTGATGGTCGGCACGTCGTTCGACCAGATCACCCAGACCGGCGCGCTGGGGCATCCTGAGCTGGCGACGGCGGACAAGGGCGAGCAGATCCTGGCGACGGCGACGCGCGAGGTGGTGTGCTTCGTGCGCGAGTTCGCCACCTGGCAACCCGTCCGGCCCAATTGA